Proteins from a single region of Candidatus Wallbacteria bacterium:
- a CDS encoding AAA family ATPase, with protein MHRFEIPLGFTGRDQELALLREKLKFSRVLIIAGMPGMGKTTLAAAFAAELEKGDSLDSPVLWMECRPGWTSADLLDAMIHGLARLSGKEKYSISQSRSFDEAADGIEECSTAVFIDDFHLLENKETLNFLVTCRKRLKTGALVVISRVKPDLPPAERADVFQLDIKGLSECDATALSNQLLRFHGVRDENAFPRDLTSKLKGHPYSLKLLTGLIISGGTFNPADVQDNVTALIEKYLFPTFWNSSDAGFHKLLGYLSLMRIPSSKILLDRILEDDTGERLKYLSDRFMVESCSSGIYLHNLLSGFVSRKLAPEDRKTMHGLIGRRLVEDNTDPEAVCETYHHFFEAGDRASAVAALTSLAARLHFLGSEIVILENLIDHALQNCRGVNDQLLLFLKASILIRRKKFAEAEKLIAGLSEPLAADAESLLLFSLDRHEEVLELIARLPVHDYSSEAAANLICRKAHSLVYLGRISEAMDCTREIEPGLDGFPPMVRAAYYYLMSKIYYYSADIPKILENIESEIRIHRELKNWRRLTACLHNLAQINLIRNRPEQALRLAEEPLKIAEEQNDLENLSLCLYIQSYAHLLLNDTEKSMEEARKSLALALKCENSLQAAILYGYLARLETLQGLFDEAEADFQRALHILADLRNLLHLTEVRLWHSGLMLATGRAEEALPVIAECREQAVRSRQSRSLAHAAYFEHLACKCLGKDGQSRLSLGEYHKALSEIDQEHGAFIHNSLIWFGQNVGPDSCLKYNVFNQLGKTSVNRFIYEKIVSKRSEFEIFADFNGKVLMVDGRELEFFGKRTLVPLLQVFATQPGVSLTTKEIFRSVWGRDYSHSEDSSTFRMTLSRLRTLLDSRNPDRFITQGSESGSYMFDIQVNHCLIFQSN; from the coding sequence ATGCACAGATTTGAAATTCCACTAGGCTTCACAGGTCGTGATCAGGAGCTGGCGCTGCTCAGGGAAAAGCTGAAATTCAGCCGTGTCCTGATTATCGCTGGAATGCCTGGCATGGGAAAGACTACTCTGGCGGCAGCTTTTGCGGCGGAACTTGAAAAAGGCGATTCTCTGGATTCTCCTGTTCTATGGATGGAGTGCAGACCTGGCTGGACTTCCGCCGATCTGCTTGATGCAATGATTCATGGCCTGGCCCGGCTCAGCGGTAAAGAAAAATATTCCATCTCTCAGTCAAGATCTTTTGATGAAGCTGCGGATGGCATTGAGGAATGCAGTACAGCTGTTTTCATCGATGACTTTCACTTGCTGGAAAACAAGGAAACCCTGAATTTTCTGGTCACATGTCGTAAGAGACTCAAGACCGGAGCGCTGGTTGTGATATCCAGGGTAAAGCCTGATCTCCCGCCCGCTGAGAGAGCCGATGTGTTTCAGCTGGATATCAAGGGCCTTTCTGAATGCGACGCCACTGCACTTTCCAATCAGCTGCTCAGGTTTCACGGAGTTCGCGACGAAAATGCCTTTCCCAGGGATTTAACCAGCAAACTCAAGGGACATCCATATTCACTGAAGCTTCTGACAGGCTTGATAATATCAGGCGGTACTTTCAATCCTGCTGATGTCCAGGATAATGTAACTGCCCTGATTGAAAAGTATCTTTTTCCCACTTTTTGGAATTCCAGTGATGCCGGCTTTCACAAACTGCTGGGATATCTTTCGCTGATGAGAATACCGTCGTCTAAAATCCTGCTGGACAGGATACTGGAAGATGACACAGGAGAGCGTCTGAAATATCTGTCAGACCGATTCATGGTTGAATCATGTTCATCAGGTATTTATCTGCACAATCTGCTGTCAGGATTTGTGTCAAGGAAGCTTGCCCCTGAGGATAGAAAAACAATGCACGGACTGATCGGCAGAAGACTGGTGGAAGACAATACTGATCCTGAAGCAGTCTGCGAAACCTATCATCATTTTTTTGAGGCAGGCGACAGAGCATCTGCAGTTGCGGCTTTAACATCACTCGCAGCACGCCTGCACTTTCTCGGCAGCGAAATTGTGATCCTGGAAAATCTGATCGACCATGCGCTCCAGAACTGCCGGGGAGTCAATGACCAGCTCCTTCTTTTTTTGAAAGCATCGATCCTGATCCGCAGGAAGAAATTCGCTGAAGCCGAAAAACTGATCGCAGGGCTGTCTGAGCCGCTTGCAGCGGATGCGGAATCGCTTCTGCTGTTCAGCCTTGACCGCCATGAAGAAGTCCTTGAACTGATCGCCAGACTCCCTGTGCACGATTACAGCAGCGAAGCCGCAGCTAACCTTATCTGCCGCAAAGCCCACAGCCTCGTATATCTCGGCAGAATTTCCGAAGCAATGGATTGCACCAGAGAAATTGAACCTGGACTGGACGGTTTTCCGCCGATGGTCAGGGCAGCCTATTATTATCTCATGTCAAAAATATATTATTACAGCGCTGATATACCGAAGATCCTGGAAAACATAGAGTCTGAAATCAGGATTCACAGGGAGCTGAAAAACTGGAGGCGCCTGACCGCCTGTCTGCACAACCTTGCGCAGATCAATCTGATCAGGAATCGCCCTGAACAGGCTCTCAGACTGGCGGAAGAACCCTTGAAAATCGCTGAGGAACAGAATGACCTGGAAAACCTGTCGCTCTGTCTCTATATTCAAAGTTACGCGCATCTCCTGCTGAATGATACGGAAAAATCCATGGAAGAAGCCAGGAAAAGCCTTGCCCTTGCCTTAAAGTGCGAGAACAGTCTGCAGGCAGCGATACTGTACGGCTATTTAGCCCGGCTGGAAACACTCCAGGGCCTTTTTGATGAAGCTGAGGCGGATTTCCAGCGAGCGCTCCACATCCTGGCTGATCTCCGGAATCTCCTTCACCTGACAGAAGTGCGGCTGTGGCATTCGGGGCTGATGTTGGCCACAGGCAGGGCAGAGGAAGCTCTTCCGGTCATAGCGGAATGCAGGGAGCAAGCTGTCAGGAGCAGACAGAGCAGGTCTCTTGCCCATGCCGCCTATTTTGAACATCTGGCATGCAAATGCCTCGGAAAAGACGGTCAGAGCAGACTCAGCCTTGGGGAGTATCATAAAGCCTTGAGTGAAATTGATCAGGAGCATGGAGCATTTATACACAATTCACTGATCTGGTTTGGACAGAATGTCGGTCCTGACAGCTGTCTGAAATACAATGTCTTTAACCAGCTTGGTAAAACATCAGTCAATCGTTTCATCTATGAAAAAATAGTCTCAAAGCGCAGTGAATTCGAGATATTCGCTGACTTCAACGGAAAAGTGCTGATGGTCGACGGCAGGGAACTGGAATTTTTCGGAAAAAGGACGCTTGTGCCGCTGCTGCAGGTATTTGCCACTCAGCCAGGAGTTTCACTTACTACAAAGGAAATTTTCAGATCTGTCTGGGGCCGTGATTACAGCCACTCCGAAGACAGCAGCACATTCAGGATGACATTGTCGCGACTGAGAACTCTGCTGGACAGCCGGAATCCGGACAGATTCATCACTCAGGGATCTGAGTCAGGCTCATACATGTTCGACATTCAGGTCAATCACTGCCTGATTTTCCAGTCAAATTGA